Proteins encoded in a region of the Prochlorothrix hollandica PCC 9006 = CALU 1027 genome:
- a CDS encoding porin family protein, with the protein MAITHTSKFLAATAIVGTALASLSQPVQAQPAYGSYIGVGVAVGQTNSAEDGLDLAGVVAGRYKLLEFPISLRTQVAVDGNSIAFVPTVSYDFPLTWQLEPYVGAGVSFTNADSIVGDKTSFVIQPGVDYSIPNSRIVLFGNAMIAIDAYDGGAKDGETAVSVQTGLGYRF; encoded by the coding sequence ATGGCAATCACACACACTTCCAAATTTCTGGCAGCTACGGCGATCGTGGGCACAGCCCTCGCCAGCTTGAGTCAGCCCGTCCAGGCTCAGCCCGCCTATGGTAGCTACATTGGGGTAGGGGTGGCCGTGGGGCAAACTAACAGTGCCGAGGATGGCTTAGACCTGGCGGGGGTGGTGGCAGGGCGCTATAAATTATTAGAGTTTCCCATTTCCCTGCGCACCCAAGTAGCGGTGGATGGCAACAGCATTGCCTTTGTGCCCACGGTCTCCTATGACTTCCCCCTCACCTGGCAACTGGAACCCTATGTGGGGGCCGGGGTCTCCTTCACCAATGCCGATAGCATCGTGGGGGACAAAACCTCCTTTGTGATTCAGCCCGGTGTGGACTACTCCATTCCCAATAGCCGCATTGTTTTGTTTGGTAATGCCATGATTGCCATCGATGCCTATGATGGCGGTGCCAAGGATGGGGAAACGGCGGTGTCTGTCCAAACTGGTCTAGGCTACCGGTTTTAG
- the psb35 gene encoding photosystem II assembly protein Psb35: MNLLMQVATGTEFHAMTVLTVLVVVGFVAAVTIGSIAWYNSKRPPGWETKGRPNFVPKFGRDDDNK, translated from the coding sequence ATGAATCTATTAATGCAGGTGGCGACGGGCACTGAATTTCACGCCATGACGGTGTTGACGGTGCTGGTGGTGGTGGGCTTTGTGGCAGCGGTGACCATTGGCTCCATTGCCTGGTACAACTCGAAGCGTCCCCCCGGTTGGGAAACCAAGGGTCGCCCCAATTTTGTGCCCAAGTTTGGCCGCGATGATGATAATAAATAA
- the glyS gene encoding glycine--tRNA ligase subunit beta — MATFLLEVGTEELPASFVTAAIAQWQDRIPATLAEQCLTPTQVQVWGTPRRLAVVIDGLPPRQGDRTEEIKGPPAQAAFKDGQPTPAAAGFARKQGVDVGDLQVRSTPKGDFVFVQKTTPGQNTPDVLQALSLAWITGLEGKRFMRWGAGDLRFPRPIRWLVALWDDQVLPLTLDTGGDVLHSDRHSQGHRVLHPQPVSLAQAQDYQNALAAASVLVDPAQRQQRIEQQLVTAAKTVAGVAAIPPDLLGEVVQLVEWPTAVVGTFEPEFLALPPAVITTVMISHQRYFPLYQVSPDGTARTDLLPHFITISNGNPAKNDLIAAGNGRVIRARLADGQFFYGADCRQPLEDFLPELEAVTFQEKLGSVAAKVERIGRIASHISQQLNLSADQCQLVQRSARLCKADLVTQMVYEFPELQGTMGQQYAQVCGEPEAVATAIAEHYLPKGAGDDLPQTLVGQVVALADRLDTLVSIFGLGLLPTGSSDPFALRRAAHGVINIIWGAQLPLNLGQLLAQATADFCATFPDQMDPDPLETHLREFFQQRLQTLLQDEQHLDYDLVKAVLGDGDPLALDRALAQVLDVADRARFLQTLRHDGRLTPLYETINRATRLAAQGDLGLEPLDPQPWVQPEAFQQPTEQAFYGGLQQLLPETAAAQVDRDYDRLVTALLAIAPQVSAFFDGDHSVLVMDPDPTVRQNRLNLLAILRNHGRVLGDFGAIVKQ; from the coding sequence ATGGCGACATTTCTGTTAGAAGTTGGCACCGAAGAATTACCCGCTTCCTTTGTGACAGCGGCGATCGCCCAGTGGCAGGATCGCATCCCCGCCACCTTGGCAGAGCAGTGCCTAACGCCAACCCAGGTGCAGGTGTGGGGTACGCCCCGCCGCCTTGCCGTGGTGATTGATGGGTTGCCCCCCCGCCAAGGCGATCGCACCGAAGAGATCAAAGGTCCCCCCGCCCAAGCCGCCTTTAAAGACGGGCAACCCACCCCCGCCGCCGCCGGGTTTGCCCGCAAACAGGGGGTCGATGTGGGGGATCTCCAGGTGCGCTCCACCCCCAAGGGGGACTTTGTCTTTGTCCAAAAAACCACCCCTGGCCAAAACACCCCGGATGTCCTCCAAGCCCTAAGCCTCGCCTGGATCACTGGCCTGGAGGGCAAGCGCTTTATGCGGTGGGGGGCTGGGGATCTGCGCTTTCCCCGACCCATTCGCTGGTTGGTGGCCCTGTGGGACGATCAGGTGTTGCCCCTGACCCTGGACACCGGGGGGGACGTGCTCCACAGCGATCGCCACAGCCAAGGTCACCGCGTCCTCCACCCCCAGCCCGTTAGCCTAGCCCAGGCCCAAGACTACCAAAACGCCCTGGCAGCAGCCTCGGTGCTGGTGGATCCCGCCCAACGGCAGCAGCGCATCGAGCAGCAGTTGGTCACCGCTGCCAAGACCGTGGCCGGAGTTGCCGCCATCCCCCCCGATCTCTTAGGGGAAGTGGTGCAGTTGGTGGAATGGCCCACGGCAGTGGTGGGCACCTTTGAACCGGAATTTTTGGCCCTACCCCCAGCGGTCATTACCACGGTGATGATCAGTCACCAACGCTATTTCCCCCTCTACCAGGTCAGCCCAGACGGCACCGCCCGCACCGATCTTTTGCCCCACTTCATCACCATCAGCAATGGCAACCCCGCCAAAAATGACCTGATCGCAGCGGGCAATGGCCGGGTGATCCGGGCGCGGTTAGCCGATGGTCAGTTTTTCTATGGGGCGGACTGCCGCCAACCCCTGGAGGATTTTCTGCCCGAACTGGAGGCGGTCACCTTTCAGGAAAAGCTGGGATCCGTGGCTGCTAAGGTGGAGCGCATTGGCCGCATCGCCAGCCACATCAGCCAGCAACTCAACCTCAGTGCGGATCAGTGCCAACTGGTGCAGCGATCGGCCCGCCTCTGCAAAGCCGATCTCGTGACCCAAATGGTCTATGAATTTCCTGAACTCCAGGGCACCATGGGGCAACAATACGCCCAGGTCTGTGGGGAGCCGGAGGCAGTGGCCACGGCCATTGCCGAGCATTACCTACCCAAGGGCGCTGGGGACGACCTGCCCCAAACCCTGGTGGGTCAGGTGGTGGCCTTGGCCGATCGCCTCGATACCTTGGTTAGCATTTTTGGTTTGGGACTACTGCCCACGGGTTCCTCGGATCCCTTCGCCCTGCGCCGTGCCGCCCATGGGGTGATTAACATCATCTGGGGTGCCCAGTTGCCCTTGAATCTGGGTCAACTCCTGGCCCAAGCCACGGCGGATTTCTGCGCCACGTTCCCCGACCAAATGGACCCAGACCCCCTGGAAACCCATTTGCGGGAGTTTTTCCAGCAGCGGTTGCAAACCCTGCTCCAGGACGAGCAACATCTGGACTATGACCTGGTGAAGGCGGTGCTGGGGGACGGGGATCCCCTGGCCCTGGATCGCGCCCTGGCCCAGGTGTTGGATGTGGCCGATCGCGCCCGTTTTCTGCAAACCCTGCGCCATGATGGTCGCCTGACCCCCCTCTACGAAACCATCAACCGCGCCACCCGCTTAGCGGCCCAAGGGGATTTGGGTCTAGAACCCCTGGATCCCCAGCCCTGGGTGCAACCGGAAGCCTTTCAACAGCCCACGGAACAGGCGTTTTATGGGGGGTTGCAGCAACTGCTGCCGGAAACCGCAGCGGCCCAGGTCGATCGGGACTACGATCGCCTGGTCACGGCCCTCCTCGCCATTGCCCCCCAGGTCAGTGCCTTTTTTGATGGGGATCACAGTGTACTGGTGATGGATCCGGATCCCACGGTGCGCCAGAACCGCCTTAACTTATTGGCAATTCTGCGGAACCATGGCCGAGTTCTGGGGGACTTTGGGGCGATCGTTAAGCAATAG
- a CDS encoding LmeA family phospholipid-binding protein: MISTVFGSLPFPNQGGDRVVSKVVTAAISALFKRSEQLEVNVRAEPVAKLLQGSVDGFDFIGKGLLMHSGLRVDAMELYVQAVAIDFGAIFTGKVKLKQPIQASMRVALSETDLTDSFNTPFLKEKLQKIRHQGQPLHFDATVFKINPDRSIRLTSNVRVGDSTAAIAVDITAQMEVENRKRINFVDVTCAGDPAGVELGEAVVQHLNGLLDLDQFALEGMQIRVDQLRLRHQQMMLYGVAHIDRFPDRKGK, translated from the coding sequence ATGATATCCACGGTGTTTGGTAGCCTACCATTTCCCAATCAGGGCGGTGACCGTGTCGTTAGCAAAGTTGTAACGGCAGCCATCTCGGCGCTCTTCAAGCGTTCCGAGCAACTAGAGGTCAACGTTCGGGCCGAACCCGTTGCCAAGCTCCTGCAAGGTAGTGTGGACGGTTTTGACTTCATTGGTAAAGGTCTTCTGATGCACAGTGGACTCCGGGTGGATGCCATGGAACTCTATGTGCAGGCAGTGGCCATCGATTTTGGGGCTATTTTTACTGGCAAGGTCAAGCTGAAGCAGCCGATCCAAGCCAGTATGCGAGTAGCCTTGAGCGAAACAGACTTAACAGATTCCTTCAATACCCCGTTCCTCAAGGAAAAACTCCAAAAAATTCGCCACCAGGGGCAACCCCTTCACTTTGACGCGACGGTGTTTAAGATTAATCCCGATCGCTCCATCCGCCTCACTAGCAATGTGCGGGTGGGAGATAGTACCGCCGCGATCGCCGTCGATATTACGGCCCAAATGGAAGTGGAAAACCGCAAGCGCATTAACTTCGTTGATGTAACCTGTGCCGGTGACCCAGCCGGGGTGGAACTGGGGGAAGCCGTGGTGCAGCACTTAAATGGCCTCTTGGATTTAGACCAGTTTGCCCTAGAGGGAATGCAAATTCGGGTCGATCAACTGCGGCTGCGGCACCAACAAATGATGCTGTATGGAGTGGCCCACATCGATCGTTTTCCCGATCGCAAGGGCAAATAA
- a CDS encoding ABC1 kinase family protein, translated as MVTRLESPDTSLPTPAPVGYRWAQDDYNAMGRIQDIGQFATRLLFQIWLDQQPWSYRDSTLPLLDQKAARQRRRAIWVRESLLHLGPTFIKIGQFFSTRADLFPSAYVEELSKLQDQVPAFSYEQVQTIVRRELGKPLESSFTTFNPDPIASASLGQVHHAILKSGHEVAVKVQRPGLHRLFTIDLRILRSIAEFVQYQTPWGQDGRDWIGIYEECRRTLWEETDYINEGRNADTFRRNFRNLAGVIVPRIHWRYTSSALLTMEYLPGIKINNLEAITEAGLDRKAIAQLGVESYLRQVLHHGFFHADPHPGNIAVNPQGQLIFYDFGMMGQIHPSTKSHLLLTFAGMMQKDANLVVKSMVELGALAGNVDLAPVRRSVQYMLDTYFEQALSTHEAISMTDISEDLYELSYNQPFRFPATFTFVLRAISTLESMGKSLDPDFSFIEVTQPFAAEILGQNAMSESEVILTEISRQAAHFTNTSLSLPQRIHASLDKLEGGDMRLRVNSVEGNRELRKLNILGQGIIYTLLFGILFLGGSQFLTAGWQQAGTISLSLATIPALALVQLLLFKIDRYKTP; from the coding sequence GTGGTTACTCGCTTAGAATCTCCCGATACCTCCTTACCTACCCCTGCCCCCGTTGGCTACCGTTGGGCACAGGATGACTACAACGCCATGGGGCGTATCCAGGACATTGGCCAGTTTGCCACCCGCTTGCTGTTCCAGATCTGGCTCGATCAACAGCCCTGGAGCTACCGGGATAGCACCCTGCCGCTGCTGGATCAAAAAGCTGCCCGCCAACGCCGCCGAGCCATTTGGGTTCGGGAAAGTTTGCTCCATCTGGGTCCCACCTTCATTAAGATCGGTCAGTTTTTTTCCACCCGTGCCGACCTCTTCCCCTCGGCCTATGTGGAAGAGCTGTCTAAGCTACAGGATCAAGTGCCTGCCTTTAGCTATGAACAGGTGCAAACCATTGTGCGGCGGGAGTTGGGGAAACCCCTAGAATCCAGCTTTACCACCTTTAACCCGGACCCGATCGCCTCCGCCAGTTTGGGGCAAGTCCACCATGCCATCCTCAAGTCGGGCCATGAGGTGGCGGTCAAAGTGCAGCGCCCTGGACTGCATCGCCTGTTTACGATTGATTTGCGGATTCTGCGATCGATCGCGGAATTTGTCCAATACCAAACCCCCTGGGGCCAAGATGGCCGGGACTGGATTGGCATCTATGAGGAATGTCGCCGCACCCTCTGGGAAGAAACCGACTACATCAACGAAGGCCGCAACGCCGACACCTTCCGCCGCAACTTCCGGAATCTGGCGGGTGTCATCGTCCCCCGCATCCACTGGCGCTACACCTCCTCGGCCCTGTTGACCATGGAGTATCTCCCGGGCATCAAAATCAATAACCTGGAAGCCATCACCGAGGCGGGCCTCGATCGCAAGGCCATCGCCCAATTGGGGGTGGAATCCTACCTGCGCCAAGTGTTGCACCATGGCTTTTTCCACGCCGACCCTCACCCCGGCAACATTGCGGTGAACCCCCAAGGCCAACTGATTTTCTATGATTTCGGCATGATGGGACAGATCCACCCCAGCACCAAATCCCACCTGCTGTTGACCTTTGCCGGCATGATGCAGAAGGATGCCAACCTGGTGGTCAAGTCCATGGTGGAACTGGGGGCGCTGGCGGGCAATGTGGATTTGGCTCCGGTGCGGCGATCGGTGCAATACATGTTAGACACCTACTTTGAGCAAGCCCTCAGCACCCATGAAGCCATTTCCATGACGGATATTAGCGAAGATCTCTATGAACTGAGCTATAACCAGCCCTTCCGCTTCCCCGCCACCTTTACCTTTGTCTTGCGGGCGATCTCTACCCTGGAGTCCATGGGGAAATCCCTAGACCCAGACTTTAGCTTCATTGAAGTGACCCAACCCTTTGCAGCGGAAATTCTCGGCCAAAACGCCATGAGCGAGTCCGAGGTCATCCTCACGGAAATCAGTCGCCAAGCGGCCCACTTCACCAACACCAGCCTCAGTCTGCCCCAGCGCATCCATGCCAGCCTCGACAAACTGGAGGGGGGCGATATGCGGCTACGGGTCAACTCGGTGGAGGGCAACCGGGAATTGCGCAAGCTCAATATCCTCGGCCAGGGCATTATTTATACCCTGTTGTTTGGCATCCTGTTCCTGGGGGGCAGTCAGTTCCTGACGGCGGGCTGGCAGCAAGCAGGCACCATCAGTCTGAGCTTAGCCACGATCCCAGCCTTAGCCTTGGTGCAGTTGCTCCTGTTTAAGATCGATCGCTATAAAACCCCCTAA
- a CDS encoding STAS domain-containing protein, protein MEQRIHTTKDGHELKVVVLSPTGHLDITTAWQFRLKLQECISDVTPHVVINLSEVHFVDSSGLTALVAGMRDADKQKGSFRICSVHPEAKLVFEVTMMDSVFEIFETEEEALEGIPRSLAT, encoded by the coding sequence ATGGAGCAAAGGATTCATACCACGAAGGATGGACATGAACTTAAGGTGGTAGTTCTTTCCCCCACTGGCCATCTCGATATCACAACGGCGTGGCAGTTTCGCCTGAAGCTCCAGGAGTGTATTTCTGATGTGACTCCTCACGTTGTGATTAATCTCAGTGAAGTTCATTTTGTCGATAGTTCCGGTCTCACTGCCCTGGTGGCGGGGATGCGGGATGCGGACAAGCAAAAGGGAAGTTTCCGGATTTGTAGTGTTCACCCAGAGGCCAAGTTGGTGTTTGAGGTGACCATGATGGATTCGGTGTTTGAAATTTTTGAGACGGAGGAGGAAGCCCTGGAGGGTATTCCCCGCAGCTTGGCAACCTAG
- a CDS encoding HD family phosphohydrolase — MKRSVNRLHRSRTLDRVIGQWTRPLHPITWLSSRLRLGKRRLGQSLDQRFSAPSAPGPEVASPGLTAAAQPSSAAVTWVAPGGPAADVSLGDPSAPGDRPPTPRHPLDVPTIRPPLPPPSQRPRWSLRQPLALIFTVTTLTGLMGQRFYNQPGLDVGRRSPTTILASESATVEDVKSTEEKRKAARTGSIPVLKVDSSLNQQIYTDLQRWVDQGQAIRQALGPFPPIPFSQIPASVQLYLRDVEESIWLTIVETVNRSRPNPSPNPSVPVPRSTPDPANTAVLDEATRAATDQAIAALTRYRNSYPTEDYVALLRKLFQARENYQLALQLMETERQSLTPPLEDASSTVAIPLIYKSEFLQISDQVWQETQQGIYRALERILTQGIAPGVPSDILDRAVRVQVKLEVPAAGEPLAVDLLGRVLQPNLIQDADRTKLMAEQAADAVEPVYVTSRQGEPIVKMGDEITQAQFVLLDHFNKSERSANVWGLVSFGLVVTLGTGIFVLVSWRCHPKMRNRDRLLVMFFVLSTPLLALSTPNVTSLEISSLPAVGILMGSFYGSTLGSVTVGVLAVLLPLGLNMDPDIVVASAASGLVAAQIAGRLRSREELALLGAGVGLTQALVQLLLSVSLSAAAGPVWSLLLKVAAVQGLQGLAWCVVALGLSPYLEHLFDLVTPIRLAELSSPNRPLLQRLALEAPGTFQHTLFVATLAEAAARALRCNVELVRAGTLYHDIGKMHDPEGFIENQMGGANKHDQINDPWRSADIIKKHVSEGLVMAKRCRLPKAIKAFIPEHQGTMLIAYFHHQAQQLEREDPANYGVNELDFRYPGPIPQSRETGIVMLADSCEAALRSLKDATPEAALAMVRKIVRGRWQDQQLVESGLKREEMDKIAETFVQIWQQFHHKRISYPAAIGPALAPPVIPGPGASPSSAAVKS, encoded by the coding sequence ATGAAAAGATCCGTCAACCGCTTGCACCGATCGAGGACCTTAGACCGTGTTATCGGCCAGTGGACCCGTCCTCTTCACCCCATAACCTGGCTTTCCTCAAGACTGCGACTGGGTAAGCGACGTTTGGGGCAGTCCTTGGATCAGAGGTTCTCGGCTCCGTCTGCTCCTGGGCCGGAGGTTGCTAGCCCTGGACTGACCGCCGCCGCACAGCCCTCCTCTGCCGCCGTGACCTGGGTTGCCCCCGGTGGTCCAGCGGCAGATGTCTCCTTAGGGGATCCCTCCGCTCCCGGCGATCGTCCCCCCACCCCGCGCCATCCCCTGGATGTGCCCACGATCCGTCCCCCCTTGCCACCGCCCTCCCAGCGCCCCCGGTGGTCCCTGCGCCAGCCCTTAGCCCTGATTTTCACCGTGACCACCCTCACCGGGTTGATGGGGCAACGGTTCTATAACCAGCCCGGTTTGGATGTGGGGCGACGCTCCCCCACCACCATCCTGGCCTCGGAGTCGGCCACGGTGGAAGACGTGAAAAGCACAGAAGAAAAGCGAAAAGCAGCACGAACCGGTTCGATTCCCGTCTTAAAAGTGGATTCCAGCCTTAACCAGCAAATTTACACGGATCTCCAACGCTGGGTTGATCAAGGCCAAGCCATTCGCCAAGCCCTCGGCCCGTTTCCTCCCATTCCCTTTAGTCAAATTCCGGCTTCGGTGCAGTTGTATCTGCGGGATGTGGAAGAAAGTATTTGGCTGACCATTGTCGAAACGGTGAACCGCAGCCGACCCAATCCCTCTCCCAATCCCTCTGTCCCCGTTCCCCGCTCCACCCCTGACCCTGCCAACACTGCGGTCTTAGACGAGGCAACCCGTGCCGCCACAGATCAGGCGATCGCGGCCCTAACCCGCTATCGCAACAGCTACCCCACCGAGGACTATGTGGCCCTCCTCCGTAAGCTGTTCCAAGCCAGGGAGAACTATCAACTGGCCCTGCAACTGATGGAAACGGAGCGCCAGAGTCTCACGCCCCCCTTGGAAGACGCTTCTAGTACGGTGGCCATTCCCCTGATTTATAAATCGGAATTTCTCCAGATCAGTGATCAGGTCTGGCAGGAAACCCAGCAGGGGATATATCGGGCCTTAGAGCGGATTTTGACCCAAGGCATTGCTCCGGGTGTGCCTAGCGATATTCTCGATCGCGCGGTGCGGGTACAGGTGAAGTTGGAGGTGCCAGCGGCGGGGGAACCCTTGGCGGTGGATCTGTTGGGGCGGGTCTTGCAGCCTAATTTGATCCAGGATGCCGATCGCACCAAACTGATGGCGGAACAGGCAGCGGATGCGGTGGAACCCGTGTACGTCACCAGCCGGCAGGGGGAACCCATTGTCAAAATGGGGGATGAAATTACCCAAGCCCAGTTTGTCTTGCTGGATCACTTTAATAAAAGCGAACGCAGTGCCAATGTCTGGGGACTGGTGAGCTTTGGCCTGGTGGTGACCCTGGGCACGGGGATTTTTGTGCTGGTAAGCTGGCGCTGCCATCCCAAAATGCGCAACCGCGATCGCCTGTTGGTGATGTTCTTTGTCCTCAGCACCCCTCTCCTGGCCCTCAGTACCCCCAATGTCACCTCCCTAGAAATCAGTAGCCTCCCCGCCGTGGGGATTCTCATGGGCAGCTTCTACGGTTCCACCCTGGGCAGTGTCACTGTGGGGGTATTGGCGGTCTTGTTGCCCCTGGGGCTGAACATGGATCCCGATATTGTGGTGGCCAGTGCCGCCAGTGGCTTGGTGGCGGCCCAAATTGCTGGACGGCTGCGATCGCGGGAAGAACTGGCCCTGCTGGGGGCGGGGGTGGGTCTCACCCAAGCCTTGGTACAACTGCTGTTGAGTGTCAGCTTAAGTGCAGCGGCGGGTCCCGTGTGGTCGTTGCTGTTGAAGGTGGCAGCGGTGCAGGGGTTGCAGGGGTTGGCCTGGTGCGTTGTGGCCTTGGGTCTCAGCCCCTACCTGGAGCATTTATTTGATCTGGTCACCCCCATTCGCCTTGCAGAATTGTCCAGTCCCAACCGTCCCCTCCTGCAACGGCTGGCGTTAGAAGCGCCGGGGACCTTCCAGCACACCCTGTTTGTGGCAACCCTGGCGGAGGCCGCTGCCCGTGCCCTGCGCTGCAATGTGGAACTGGTGCGGGCGGGCACCCTCTACCACGACATTGGCAAGATGCATGACCCAGAGGGCTTCATTGAGAATCAAATGGGGGGAGCCAATAAACATGATCAGATTAATGATCCCTGGCGTAGCGCGGATATTATCAAAAAACATGTGAGTGAAGGTCTGGTCATGGCCAAGCGCTGCCGGTTGCCCAAGGCGATCAAGGCGTTTATTCCAGAACACCAGGGCACCATGCTCATTGCCTATTTCCATCACCAGGCCCAACAGTTGGAACGGGAAGATCCCGCCAATTATGGGGTCAATGAGCTGGACTTCCGCTATCCCGGTCCCATTCCCCAGTCGCGGGAGACGGGGATTGTGATGTTGGCGGATTCCTGTGAGGCGGCGTTGCGCTCCCTCAAGGATGCGACCCCTGAAGCGGCCTTGGCCATGGTGCGGAAAATTGTTCGCGGTCGGTGGCAGGATCAGCAGTTGGTGGAATCTGGTCTGAAGCGGGAGGAAATGGATAAGATTGCCGAAACATTTGTCCAAATCTGGCAACAATTCCACCATAAACGTATTTCCTACCCTGCTGCTATTGGTCCCGCCCTAGCCCCCCCTGTGATACCGGGTCCAGGGGCATCACCGTCCTCCGCTGCGGTGAAGTCTTAG
- a CDS encoding lysophospholipid acyltransferase family protein — protein MINLWDMALSGLSTSGIALQTLWGPPTNQFQGYSLDDRDPAVIETLMPYWQWAYDHYFQAQSDGWHQIPDGQVLLVGSHNGGLAAPDMHLSIYQWMRHFGPDRLTYGLMHPNMWTALPHFAQLATQVGAIRANSRLALAAFQRGASVLVYPGGGQDVFRPHHQRDQIYFAGRTGFIKLALRTEVPIVPVVSWGAHDTLFVLGDFYEQAKEWHQRLGLPWFFFGIDPETFPIYVGLPWGLALGPLPNIPWCHPIRIRVGQPITFSRYGRDAACDLDYVAECCDRVRQAMQQDLTALAIAAQA, from the coding sequence ATGATCAATCTCTGGGATATGGCCCTCTCTGGCCTCAGCACCTCAGGCATCGCCCTCCAAACCCTCTGGGGTCCCCCGACTAACCAGTTCCAAGGCTATTCCCTGGACGATCGCGATCCCGCCGTCATCGAAACCCTGATGCCCTACTGGCAATGGGCCTATGATCACTATTTCCAGGCCCAAAGCGACGGTTGGCACCAAATTCCCGATGGCCAGGTTTTGCTGGTGGGATCCCACAATGGGGGACTAGCCGCCCCGGATATGCACCTGTCCATCTACCAATGGATGCGCCACTTTGGCCCCGATCGCCTCACCTATGGTCTCATGCATCCCAACATGTGGACCGCCCTGCCCCACTTCGCCCAACTGGCCACCCAAGTCGGAGCCATCCGCGCCAACTCCCGCCTTGCCCTGGCCGCGTTCCAACGGGGGGCCAGTGTCTTGGTCTATCCCGGTGGCGGTCAGGATGTGTTCCGGCCCCATCACCAACGGGATCAGATTTATTTTGCCGGTCGCACGGGGTTTATTAAATTAGCCCTGCGGACGGAAGTGCCCATTGTGCCGGTGGTGTCCTGGGGTGCCCACGATACCCTCTTTGTCCTGGGGGATTTCTATGAACAGGCCAAGGAATGGCACCAACGCCTAGGCTTACCCTGGTTCTTTTTTGGGATAGATCCAGAAACGTTTCCCATTTATGTGGGGCTACCCTGGGGGTTGGCCCTGGGTCCCCTGCCTAATATTCCCTGGTGCCATCCCATTCGGATCCGGGTGGGCCAGCCCATTACCTTTAGTCGCTATGGACGAGATGCCGCCTGCGATCTGGACTATGTGGCGGAATGCTGCGATCGGGTCCGTCAAGCCATGCAACAAGACCTGACCGCCCTCGCGATCGCCGCCCAGGCGTAA
- a CDS encoding carbon dioxide-concentrating mechanism protein CcmK: MPAAVGVIQTLGFPPVLAAADAMVKAGNVTLVQYGLAESAQFFVAIRGAVSEVNPAMAAGLAAIEEVYGAQLINHYIVQNPPENIVAILPISYTEESEAFRVLPGL, translated from the coding sequence ATGCCTGCTGCCGTTGGTGTCATTCAAACCCTTGGTTTTCCCCCCGTCCTAGCGGCGGCGGATGCCATGGTCAAAGCGGGTAACGTAACCCTGGTGCAGTATGGGCTGGCGGAAAGCGCCCAGTTTTTTGTGGCCATTCGGGGGGCTGTGTCGGAGGTGAACCCGGCCATGGCGGCAGGGCTAGCAGCCATTGAAGAGGTCTATGGTGCCCAGTTAATCAACCATTACATTGTCCAAAATCCCCCGGAAAACATTGTGGCCATTTTGCCCATTAGCTATACCGAAGAGTCCGAAGCGTTCCGGGTCTTACCGGGCCTGTAG